Proteins from one Primulina huaijiensis isolate GDHJ02 chromosome 18, ASM1229523v2, whole genome shotgun sequence genomic window:
- the LOC140965206 gene encoding UDP-galactose transporter 1-like isoform X2: protein MAHTFSIPLKNSISNQIKKVGTTHKKFVSYAFLLPETSHLSFVPLLQQAIFLHHLFAFHRNSSGFLIFCSVDLFSWVFFLLVCGYFSRFLIWVVKENGGECFVSVGCDSIAVGYSSMVEFQCRRHYHQQMDLSVVLQWLIWNKYFEWRIWASLIPIVGGILVTSVTELSFNMLGFCAALFGCIATSTKTILAESLLHGYKFDSINTVYYMAPFATMILAVPALLLEGLGVLEWIHTCPSLFSSLIIIFGSGILAFCLNFSIFYVIHSTTAVTFNVAGNLKVAVAVTCSWLIFRNPISVMNAIGCAITLAGCTFYGYVRQKLSLQAPVTPRTPRTPRTPRGKTELIPLVSEKLDDKV from the exons ATGGCGCACACGTTTTCGATTCCACtcaaaaattcaatttcaaatcaaataaaaaaggtAGGAACAACGCACAAAAAATTTGTATCATATGCATTTTTGTTACCGGAAACAAGCCACCTCAGCTTCGTGCCACTGCTCCAGCAGGCCATATTTCTCCACCATCTCTTCGCCTTCCACCGAAATTCATCTGGGTTTCTCATCTTCTGCTCCGTTGATCTGTTTTCTTGggttttttttcttcttgtttgtgGGTACTTTTCACGATTTCTGATCTGGGTGGTGAAGGAAAATGGAGGAGAGTGTTTTGTGTCAGTGGGCTGTGATTCGATCGCTGTTGGCTATTCTTCAATGGTGGAGTTTCAATGTCGCCGTCATTATCACCAACAAATGGATCTTTCAG TTGTCTTGCAGTGGCTGATCTGGAACAAGTATTTTGAATGGAGAATTTGGGCTTCTTTGATTCCTATCGTTGGAGGGATTTTAGTCACATCTGTAACAGAGCTGAGTTTTAATATGCTCGGGTTCTGTGCTGCATTGTTTGGCTGCATCGCTACCTCTACAAAAACGATTCTTGCTGAGTCTCTGTTGCATGGATACAAATTTGACAG CATAAACACAGTGTACTACATGGCGCCATTTGCAACTATGATCTTGGCTGTACCAGCCTTGCTACTGGAAGGTTTGGGGGTTCTAGAATGGATTCATACATGTCCCTCGCTTTTCTCATCTCTCATTATTATTTTCGGGTCGGGGATTCTAGCTTTTTGCCTGAACTTTTCGATCTTTTATGTAATTCACTCCACAACTGCTGTGACATTCAATGTTGCGGGGAACTTAAAG GTTGCGGTTGCTGTCACATGTTCGTGGCTGATCTTCCGAAACCCAATCTCAGTGATGAACGCCATTGGATGTGCTATAACTCTAGCAGGATGTACCTTCTATGGATATGTTAGGCAAAAGCTTTCACTCCAAGCACCCGTAACCCCTCGTACCCCTCGAACACCTCGGACTCCGCGAGGGAAAACGGAATTGATTCCTTTAGTTAGCGAGAAATTAGACGATAAGGTTTGA
- the LOC140965206 gene encoding UDP-galactose transporter 1-like isoform X1 produces the protein MAHTFSIPLKNSISNQIKKVGTTHKKFVSYAFLLPETSHLSFVPLLQQAIFLHHLFAFHRNSSGFLIFCSVDLFSWVFFLLVCGYFSRFLIWVVKENGGECFVSVGCDSIAVGYSSMVEFQCRRHYHQQMDLSAIGAYLVIKVLKLKPLILVEPEDRWRRIFPMSFIFCINIVLGNVSLRYIPVSFMQTIKSFTPATTVVLQWLIWNKYFEWRIWASLIPIVGGILVTSVTELSFNMLGFCAALFGCIATSTKTILAESLLHGYKFDSINTVYYMAPFATMILAVPALLLEGLGVLEWIHTCPSLFSSLIIIFGSGILAFCLNFSIFYVIHSTTAVTFNVAGNLKVAVAVTCSWLIFRNPISVMNAIGCAITLAGCTFYGYVRQKLSLQAPVTPRTPRTPRTPRGKTELIPLVSEKLDDKV, from the exons ATGGCGCACACGTTTTCGATTCCACtcaaaaattcaatttcaaatcaaataaaaaaggtAGGAACAACGCACAAAAAATTTGTATCATATGCATTTTTGTTACCGGAAACAAGCCACCTCAGCTTCGTGCCACTGCTCCAGCAGGCCATATTTCTCCACCATCTCTTCGCCTTCCACCGAAATTCATCTGGGTTTCTCATCTTCTGCTCCGTTGATCTGTTTTCTTGggttttttttcttcttgtttgtgGGTACTTTTCACGATTTCTGATCTGGGTGGTGAAGGAAAATGGAGGAGAGTGTTTTGTGTCAGTGGGCTGTGATTCGATCGCTGTTGGCTATTCTTCAATGGTGGAGTTTCAATGTCGCCGTCATTATCACCAACAAATGGATCTTTCAG CAATTGGTGCATACCTGGTAATTAAAGTGCTAAAACTTAAGCCGCTCATTTTGGTCGAACCTGAAGATCGATGGAGGAGGATTTTTCCCATGTcgtttatattttgtatcaaCATAGTTCTAGGAAACGTGAGCCTGCGGTATATTCCTGTTTCTTTCATGCAAACGATCAAATCTTTCACCCCTGCGACAACAG TTGTCTTGCAGTGGCTGATCTGGAACAAGTATTTTGAATGGAGAATTTGGGCTTCTTTGATTCCTATCGTTGGAGGGATTTTAGTCACATCTGTAACAGAGCTGAGTTTTAATATGCTCGGGTTCTGTGCTGCATTGTTTGGCTGCATCGCTACCTCTACAAAAACGATTCTTGCTGAGTCTCTGTTGCATGGATACAAATTTGACAG CATAAACACAGTGTACTACATGGCGCCATTTGCAACTATGATCTTGGCTGTACCAGCCTTGCTACTGGAAGGTTTGGGGGTTCTAGAATGGATTCATACATGTCCCTCGCTTTTCTCATCTCTCATTATTATTTTCGGGTCGGGGATTCTAGCTTTTTGCCTGAACTTTTCGATCTTTTATGTAATTCACTCCACAACTGCTGTGACATTCAATGTTGCGGGGAACTTAAAG GTTGCGGTTGCTGTCACATGTTCGTGGCTGATCTTCCGAAACCCAATCTCAGTGATGAACGCCATTGGATGTGCTATAACTCTAGCAGGATGTACCTTCTATGGATATGTTAGGCAAAAGCTTTCACTCCAAGCACCCGTAACCCCTCGTACCCCTCGAACACCTCGGACTCCGCGAGGGAAAACGGAATTGATTCCTTTAGTTAGCGAGAAATTAGACGATAAGGTTTGA
- the LOC140965206 gene encoding UDP-galactose transporter 1-like isoform X3: protein MEESVLCQWAVIRSLLAILQWWSFNVAVIITNKWIFQNLDFKFPLTVSCIHFISSAIGAYLVIKVLKLKPLILVEPEDRWRRIFPMSFIFCINIVLGNVSLRYIPVSFMQTIKSFTPATTVVLQWLIWNKYFEWRIWASLIPIVGGILVTSVTELSFNMLGFCAALFGCIATSTKTILAESLLHGYKFDSINTVYYMAPFATMILAVPALLLEGLGVLEWIHTCPSLFSSLIIIFGSGILAFCLNFSIFYVIHSTTAVTFNVAGNLKVAVAVTCSWLIFRNPISVMNAIGCAITLAGCTFYGYVRQKLSLQAPVTPRTPRTPRTPRGKTELIPLVSEKLDDKV from the exons ATGGAGGAGAGTGTTTTGTGTCAGTGGGCTGTGATTCGATCGCTGTTGGCTATTCTTCAATGGTGGAGTTTCAATGTCGCCGTCATTATCACCAACAAATGGATCTTTCAG AATTTGGACTTTAAATTTCCGTTAACGGTATCATGCATTCACTTTATATCTTCAGCAATTGGTGCATACCTGGTAATTAAAGTGCTAAAACTTAAGCCGCTCATTTTGGTCGAACCTGAAGATCGATGGAGGAGGATTTTTCCCATGTcgtttatattttgtatcaaCATAGTTCTAGGAAACGTGAGCCTGCGGTATATTCCTGTTTCTTTCATGCAAACGATCAAATCTTTCACCCCTGCGACAACAG TTGTCTTGCAGTGGCTGATCTGGAACAAGTATTTTGAATGGAGAATTTGGGCTTCTTTGATTCCTATCGTTGGAGGGATTTTAGTCACATCTGTAACAGAGCTGAGTTTTAATATGCTCGGGTTCTGTGCTGCATTGTTTGGCTGCATCGCTACCTCTACAAAAACGATTCTTGCTGAGTCTCTGTTGCATGGATACAAATTTGACAG CATAAACACAGTGTACTACATGGCGCCATTTGCAACTATGATCTTGGCTGTACCAGCCTTGCTACTGGAAGGTTTGGGGGTTCTAGAATGGATTCATACATGTCCCTCGCTTTTCTCATCTCTCATTATTATTTTCGGGTCGGGGATTCTAGCTTTTTGCCTGAACTTTTCGATCTTTTATGTAATTCACTCCACAACTGCTGTGACATTCAATGTTGCGGGGAACTTAAAG GTTGCGGTTGCTGTCACATGTTCGTGGCTGATCTTCCGAAACCCAATCTCAGTGATGAACGCCATTGGATGTGCTATAACTCTAGCAGGATGTACCTTCTATGGATATGTTAGGCAAAAGCTTTCACTCCAAGCACCCGTAACCCCTCGTACCCCTCGAACACCTCGGACTCCGCGAGGGAAAACGGAATTGATTCCTTTAGTTAGCGAGAAATTAGACGATAAGGTTTGA